tctactgcatcttgccatctttatgtaatacatgtatcactagccactttaaactatgccactttgtttatataccctacattactcatatgCATattctgtactctataccatctactgcatcttgcctatgccgttctgtaccatcactcattcatatatctctatgtacatattctttatccctttacacttgtgtgtataaggtagtagctgtggaattgttaggttagattactcgttggttattactgcattgtcggaactagaagcacaagcatttcgctacactcgcattaacatctgctaaccatggtgTATGTGGCcagtaaaatgttatttgatttgattgagacAAGAACGCTAATTTACTGTCAGCAGTGGCGCAGATGCAGAGCAAGTGTATCACATAATTGGCAGTTCAATAGACTTCACTCAATCACGTAAAAGACTTAAATCAATTACGGAGAGAGATCTGATACAGCCTACTGGGAGGATGCTTTCGCTTTCTTCATTACAAGCAGCGGATTTAGAGAACATGTGCCACGTAATTGGGTAGTTCAACAGCAGTTTGCCCTTGTGGAAGACGAAGTGGGCACTGCTTCACATCCCACAATAAAGCCACCTGCCATTGCCCCCATTTACTTTCATCCACTGAGAAATAGCCGTGCGACCTGTGGGAAGGTGAGGTGGGAGCCGTGGAATGATAACAAAGACAATTTATTTTTGCATTCCCCAAAACAGAACCCCATAGGTGCAGTTAAGTACAACCTTGTTTTGATGACCCCAGAATTCTCCAACACAGACCCCCGTAGGTGCAGTTAAATACAATCTTGTTTGTGAGATTCACAATAATAATGAACTGCTCTTGCGATGTTAACCTCAACACCCCAGATCACTCAAATACCAGATCACTCAAATACCAAGACGCTGGAGGGTTGATATAGCCAAATTGATTAGAATAATAATGAACTGCTCTTGTGATGTTAACCTCAACACCCCAGATCACTCAAACATTACCGTGCAGATGTAGTCCCATTTGTTTAGAGATTAGGATAGACTGGCGATTGATGGCTGTTCTGTTTACCACCTGTGGACTGAGTTCAGAGAATGAAGCATGCCACCCACTGTGAGATGCTGCTGTGTGAGTGATGGCGTGTGAGtgatggcctgtgtgtgtgtgtgtgtgtgcgcacacgcaTGTTTGTGAGACAAAACTTGTGTGTGTTTGATCCTAAGCATATGTGTTCTTATGGGTGGAATAACTGGTGATTTCATTACATGCTGTGATACCAGGGTGTGTTGTATGCTTGGGCAGCGTGTTAAACCCTCTCTGATGAGCCTAATGACAGATAGGCTGCCATTAAAGTGGCATGTCCAATTACCGCTACActtactctcccctccctctgacaCCAGGGCCATCCATCAAAGTTAGTTATCAGCGACATAAAGCCTGGTCATGTGCGATGACCATCCCCCTACAACTGGCATATTAAGGATAAGGAAAAGGGGGAGACCTTTTTTTGTAcaattgaatgcattcaaccaaaatgtgtctcctgcatttaacccaacacctCAGATTTATAAAATGTTTAATATGTGTTCCAGGCTTATTCGATCCCAAGTTAAGTATCTGACTACAATTTTGGTCAGCTCGAAACAGGGCCATGAATGTATGAATGGACTCTATCCCATTGCCCACCATTGCCCACCTCGGTTCTACCAAAAGTGatttatttaaatattttctAGAATCATACTTTTATAACCTGTTGTTACAGGTCATGTTTTATTCATTATTGAGAGAGTTGCAACTTGGAACCGCAAGCATTATAACCCAGCAAGTCCTATCAGACATTCATTTCCATGGCCCATTAATATTGTCTGAGTGTAATTGATACACTCATTAAATTGAAACACAAGGCTTATGAACAGTACGCTCATTGTGTTCCAGGCACTTACCTCTCAGGCTGTACTAGTGAGTAAAAAGGTTTTCCCCTCTGGAAGCCCACCAAACCAGGGTCAGGATGGGGGTCGGGAGGAAATAGTAAGCGTCTCATATCCTGCGCTGAGGGCAGAAACAGGTTCTTGGGGGAAGTGGCGGCTGCTCCAGTGATCCCATTAGGCTTTGGTTAAGCCTGTGTGTCAGTCACACCACACCTCTCAGGAACCAGAGCACATACGGGCCAAACTCAGTTTGTCTGGGGTGTCTGACAATATTCCGTGGCAATAAATGCACTGCAATCCATCCATTCCAAGCCTATTTTGGCCCACGCAGTAACTTCTCACCCGCATGCGTTCAAAAGATATTGAATTCTCGTTGAATTGGGTAATGAAAACATATGATTTTCATTGAAAATAATTGGGAATGGCTGCATAAATATATCCAGACAGGTAGTTTTACACCAGACACTTTTAAGCCATGTCAAAAAGCCATAGAGTTCACTTAAAAGAACAAGACAGCCCTCTGCTGGTAACGAACAATAACAATGTGAAATAGCTTTTCAGCTCCATGTTCTCGTTACCACCCTCCGATAACAGTGCTGCATTTTCCCTCAGACTACAATTATCCGAGTCAAATAGatttcctccctccctaccaTCTCATTTCCAATCGCCTCCAAGGTTCCCAGAATTAACACTGCCTGTTGCTGTGGCTGGCCGAAAAAAGTGTTGCCATGGAAACACAGACAATGTTATACTCTCCCTTGAGAGTCGGGCAGCTCTATAATCTATTCCCCTGGCCGTCTGAGGCAGTCTGCAGAGATCTGACTTGGTATCACATTAACCAGGGCTTCAGGGCACACCTCACTAACCCGAGAGGAGACGTACTCCAATTGGTGAAAGAAAATCTGGATGAAAAGCTATTAGAAAGGACAGAGAACGTTACCACGACTCACAACCCAGAGCCATAACCAGATGGATATGTACCCCCAGAGGGCCGAAGTACGAGTCATTGATAATATCATGGTGAATTGAAAAGAAGCTGACActggtgatcttgatgctccgcAGAAGATCAATTAAATCCGCGAAGATGCTGCGTCAAGATCACCAGTGTGCTGAAGTTCCTTTTCAATTTAGCACCGTTTTTTTAAACCGCGCACCTGGTAATTCAATAGCCACAACAGGTGTGCGTTATACTTTCTCAATGCGACTCACTGCGAACAGACGGACTTGTGAACTACAGGATGGAAAATATACACAtttttaaatagattttatttttttccctaATAACGTTGAGAAAACATCCAAACTGTAACGCTCTCCCGCGAGCGTGAAGACGGCGTGAAAGTGAAGACGGCGTGAAGTCTTTTGTGACCATACATCAGGTGTGGCAAACCCTCCTTCCTGGAGAGCCGGCTTTTACTCCAGCCGTCCTACGTCAGCCAATCAAGATCCGGAAGGAGCAACTGGTGAGCTATAGTAGGGCGGGAACAAGCAGTCCCTGCTCCACAGCTGAAATCTCGTCGTGTTTTGGACCGATACGGATACATCGTTAGATATATGAATCGAAGTCGTCAGACAGAAGAACAAAATAAAGTCGGCATCAACACAACAGAGAATGAAAGCAGAAAACCCACGCTCATCTTTTTTTGAGTGGACATCTTTACCGCACCGGATAGAATCAAGCTCAAGCAGATCGCCTTGTGCGATGAGAGCATTGCGATGCACATTGTGTTACGGCAGATAAGAATTTGGCGAATTCTCCCAATACCACCTTCATTTAGCCCCATCAACAGCAGGGTTTACTCACAACCCAATATGAAAGTGCTTCGTACAGGAAGTTAGAAAATCTGCAGCCCGTCACTGTCAGCCAACTCGTTTCGAGACTTGTACTGTTCACCAGAGTAGCCTGTGTGCGGCTAAAATAGTTCAGTTCATATCAGTCCCCGGGGTTACCAGCGCTAACCCAAGTACAAGCTTTCATTGTAATTCCTCAAACCGTTGCTCAGCGTCAGAGCGAGCTTAGATGAGCACTTTGAAACATGTCAGTTAAGGGCAGCCTCTAACCATTAGGTACGAGacccatcctactgttcataagagCCTCAGtcgcaacttttttttttttttttttacctccacAAACACTGTACAACATCTATTTTGATCATATAATCCCCATTATACAAGAATAACGTGTATTTCTCCCCCCCCCCATAATTCATTGTGGTATGATTAAGACATTAAGTGTACTCTGGTGTAGGGGTCTGTGACCCACTCCTGCTGTATCAGCGGCAGCCACAGTGGAAGTCTGCGTTGGGGTCCAGCAGGAGGTTCTTGCGGTCGCGGTGCAGGCAGTCCAGGTGGTACCAGGCGTCGCAGTCGTCACACTGGACCCACTGCACCGTGTCCTGCTGGGGCAGGCTGCAGCGAGGTGCGGCACATGGCTCCACCCCCTGGGACACTCCCTCCACCTCGTCTTCTGAGGACGACGACGACGAGCTCGAAGAGGATGacgacgaggaggaggaagacaaaggagggggaagggagggccGCGGAGGAGGGTGCTTCCTTGGTCTGCCCCGCAGCttgctgggagggagggagaagagcgAGGTGTGAGCGTCACATTCGACTTTCAACGTATTCACTATacaacacaaaaaaatacatatttgagAATGTGACGTGAGAACGGAGCGTATTCGTTTCCAGAGAAGGAAAATGTACAATGAGAAATAGTCATATATGATAGAGCAAAGTCACTGTAGTTTGGATGCCGTCACACGAGGGCATTCTTACCCAGAGGTGATGTGAAATCTGGCAAACTGCCCTGCCCGTTCTCCATCCTCTTTGCAGATCCTCAAGGATGGAGACCCCAGGGTGTAAGTCTTTCCTCCCACCACCACAGGGGAGTAAACTGGGGCGCTGTGAGCCCGTTGCCTTCCCCGCCCAGAGGATGGCGGCGGAAAAATATGCTGCTGGCGAAACACAGAGACGTTTGGGCCAGTTCTTTGATTGTTTGGGTCAATCTCCCGCCTCTGACTGATGTTGAAGGAAACATGGTTGAGTTTGCCGTTAGCGACGATGGTGTGACAGTTTGCGACCGGTTTGGGCACAGGCACGTGTTTCAGTTCAAACTGGCGTCGTACATCCTGGTCCGTTTTGGGTAAATGAGCGTGGAAACCCTCAGATTCTGACTTGTAGAGGCGCCTTCTCTTCGTCCCACTCGGTCCGTCTTTCACTCTTCGGTGGTTCCCGGGCTCGTCCGAGCTGTCATCCTCCAGAAGGACAGTGTGGGCTGACTTGCGCCTGCTCTTGGATGAGGGCGGGAGTGACTTGGATGAGACCACAGAGGTAGTGGGTggaaagggaggaggggtggagggcggGACCAAGGATGTAAAAGGAAAGAAGGTGGAGCTTGCGTCTGTGATATTGCCGTCACACCTCCTCTTAAACGTCCAAGGAGTCCCAGTCATCTTGCTCAGGCTTCCGATGGAATTCAGAATGACGGTCGCCCTGTTGATATCCAAGTTGGCCACCGCCTTGCGGTCCAGGCTCGTTCTGATTCGGTTCTTCAGGTCGGAGGAGAAGGTGCCGGCCTTTGGGATGGTGATGGCGTCGAAGTCCAACGGCCGCACGCTAACCTTCTGGAAGAGGAAGTAGAACTCTGGGCTTCCTCTCTCTGATTGGCCTCCGAAGGTGAGCGTGTCACCATCTGAGAGCTCCCATTGGACACCTGGCTGCAGCCGGACCTCATTCACCCAGGTACCTGGCATGGGAAGGTGGAGAAGAAAGCTCAGATGAAAGGCTAGTAGAAGAGTTGAATGAGACCTAAGGAAACGAAACACAAGTGTGTGTAGTTCTAGAATATGTgacaagaaaaataacaaaataaatattaaatcCCTCCCAAAGATAGAATGACAGACATCATAGACTACATCACAGTTTAATGTCTCTGGTGGTGATTCTTCAAAGAACGGTGTACTGTAATCATGTGGGATGGTGTGGAACTCACTATGGCTGCTCCGATCCTTTATCTGCACCTTCCAGCCCCCCTCGGCTGCTCCCTCCGCTTCCCTCTCAGCATGCAGCTCGGCGTGGATCCGAGACACAGACGTCGAGTCCAGTGTGACGTCACACAGCTCTGCCTCACGGCCCAGCCGGAACACGGAGTGGGTCAGCGCAGGCCGGAACGTGTACAGGTCCCGGGCTGAATCCGTAGAGGACGAGCCGATTCTCAGCAGCTGGAAACACGGCTGGACGCCGGACAGCATGGCCGCGACTAACTGATCCCCACCCCAGTCAGTAACAGCTACTTTCTTACATAGAGCTTTCCATTGCTTAAATAGCACTTAAGTCAGTGAATGTGAtaacaaaaacatctgtctgTAATGCTGGTAAAAGCTTGGTTGTTTGTATGTGGTGTTGAATGAATTTTAACAGATTAAACATTAAAACTCTCGTTTTAACAGTCAAACATATCGTATACAATCTATAACCTGCACGGTTATTTGCTGAGTAATGTCACCGAAATATCAGTTGTAAGGCCGTGTACATTTGACTAAGCTAAGTAACTCAGAAATTGACACGTAAAAGGCTGGGAGCTAGTGCTGGCAGCTTGAGGTGGTTCAATCTGAAAAGACAGAAGAGGGAACGTTTGTAAGACAGCATGCCCATATGACTCACTCAACCTGTCTACACCATAGATAGTTAACTTGTTTATATTGCTAATATAATCAATTATGACCATTTCatatttaacaagtgacaatcTATGGATTGATGGCAATTTAGCATCCTATTGCCTAGTGATGGGGAGCAAAAAAGTAGATAGTTACTACTTTGGACGATATGTCGATACTTTGACTACAAGTATCGATTTGTACATCTACCTTTTGCTAGGTAGTGTTAGCTAGCGCTAGTCGGCAGGACCGGTGCCAAAACTCTGGTacagtattttttttatcctatagcttgttctccatctttttaaaCATGAACCTATTTTCATTACTTATTTCCCCGACTGATCAAAGCCAATTTTCTCATGCTCTCTGCAGAAgacatagtgagcaatatgtttgaaacattgaatcacaatacatatgatattggcacctaagtattgtgttgtgaggtccctggcaattcccagctctATTGCCCTATCTGGCAGCCCTGGGCCCCCCTTTTGTAGGCCCACATATCAATTTCCAAAAacgaatacacacacacttccaaaaatatattttaggaaCTCAAATCGGGATCTCAGCTTACCGTTGAGAGTTAGAAGACACCAACGCAAttcgaaatgtggttgtgcatcagcagtttctcttaTGATGTAAGTCAGAATTGCAGAAAGGCTACGGCCAGGCCCTGATCACTGTGGcctctcatgatgagttcagattgtggcccccatcaaagttgcccatagCTGCACCTCAGAAAAGTTGTATAAATTTTAAAAATGCATCAAAATAGACTTTACATGTAGTTGAATTGTAGGTACGACCTTGCC
The DNA window shown above is from Oncorhynchus mykiss isolate Arlee chromosome 18, USDA_OmykA_1.1, whole genome shotgun sequence and carries:
- the LOC110496213 gene encoding transcription factor 19 translates to MLSGVQPCFQLLRIGSSSTDSARDLYTFRPALTHSVFRLGREAELCDVTLDSTSVSRIHAELHAEREAEGAAEGGWKVQIKDRSSHSTWVNEVRLQPGVQWELSDGDTLTFGGQSERGSPEFYFLFQKVSVRPLDFDAITIPKAGTFSSDLKNRIRTSLDRKAVANLDINRATVILNSIGSLSKMTGTPWTFKRRCDGNITDASSTFFPFTSLVPPSTPPPFPPTTSVVSSKSLPPSSKSRRKSAHTVLLEDDSSDEPGNHRRVKDGPSGTKRRRLYKSESEGFHAHLPKTDQDVRRQFELKHVPVPKPVANCHTIVANGKLNHVSFNISQRREIDPNNQRTGPNVSVFRQQHIFPPPSSGRGRQRAHSAPVYSPVVVGGKTYTLGSPSLRICKEDGERAGQFARFHITSGKLRGRPRKHPPPRPSLPPPLSSSSSSSSSSSSSSSSSEDEVEGVSQGVEPCAAPRCSLPQQDTVQWVQCDDCDAWYHLDCLHRDRKNLLLDPNADFHCGCR